The following DNA comes from Oncorhynchus masou masou isolate Uvic2021 chromosome 21, UVic_Omas_1.1, whole genome shotgun sequence.
tataggttttatatagtgtttatatagggtttatatatGGTTTATGTAGATtttatatagggtttatataggtttatataggttttatatagattatatataggttttatatagggtttatataggttttatatagggtttatataggttttatatagggtttatatagggCTTTTGTATAGGTATTATATAGGTTTTATATAGGGTTTATGTATGTTTTATATAGGTtttatatagggtttatataggtTTTATATAGGGTTTATAAAGGGTTTAAATAGGGTTTATGTAGGTTTTATATAGGGTTTGTATAGGTTTTTTTATAAGGTTTATATAGGTTTTATATAGATTATATATAGGGTTTATATATGTtttatatagggtttatataggtTTTATACAGGGTTTATATAGGGTTTATGTAGGTTTTATATAGATTATATATAGGGTTTACATAGGGTTTATATAGGTTTTATATAGTGTTTATATGGGGTTTATATATGGTTTATGTAGGTtttatatagggtttatataggtttatataggttttatatagattatatataggttttatatagggtttatataggtcttatatagggtttatatagggtttatataggtTTATATAGGTTTTATATAGGGCTTTTGTATAGGTTTTATATAGGTtttatatatggtatatataggTTTTATATAGGGTTTATAAAGGGTTTATGTAGGTtttatatagggtttatataggtTTTATATAGTGTTTATATAGGGTTTATGTAGGTTTTATTTAGGGTTTGTATAGGTTTTTTATACAGGGTTATATAGGGTTTATGTAGGTTTTATATAGATTatatatagggtttatataggtTTTATATAGGGTTCATATAGGTTTGAAATAGGTTTATATAGGTTTTATACAGGTTTTATACAGGGTTAATATAGGGTTTATGTAGGTTTTATATAGATTATATATAGGATTTATATAGGTTTTATATAGATTatatatagggtttatatagggTTTATTTAGGTtttatatagggtttatataggtTTTATACAGGGTTTATATAGTGTTTATTTAGGTTTTATATAGATTATATATAGGTTTTATATAGGTtttatatagggtttatatagggtttatataggtTTTATATAGGGTTcatatagggtttatatagggTTTATGTAGGTtttatatagggtttatataggtTTATATAGGTTTTATATAGATTATATATAGGTTTTATATAGGGTTTATGTAGGTTTTATATAGGGTTTATATGGGGTTTATGTAGGTTTTATATAGGGTTTGTATAGGTTTTTTTATAAGGTTTATATAGGTTTTATATAGATTatatatagggtttatatagggTTTATTTAGGTtttatatagggtttatataggtTTTATACAGGGTTTATATAGTGTTTATTTAGGTTTTATATAGATTATATATAGGTTTTATATAGGTtttatatagggtttatatagggtttatataggtTTTATATAGGGTTcatatagggtttatatagggTTTATGTAGGTtttatatagggtttatataggtttatataggttttatatagattatatataggttttatatagggtttatatagggtttatatagggtttatataggtTTATATAGGTTTATATAGGTTTTATATAGGGCTTTTGTATAGGTTTTATATAGGTtttatatagggtttatatagggTTTATGTAGGTTTTATATAGATTATATATAGGTTTTATATAGGGTTTATATGGGGTTTATATAGGTTTTATTTAAGGCTTTTGTATAGGTTTTATATAGGTtttatatagggtttatatagggTTTATGTAGGTTTTATATAGTTtttatatagggtttatataggtTTTATATAGGTTTTATATAGGGTTTATAAAGGGTTTATGTAGGTtttatatagggtttatataaGTTTTATATAAGGTTTATATAGGTTTATATAGGTTTTATATTGGTTTTATAGACGTTTTATATAGGTTTTATATAGATTAAATATGGATTTTATAAAGGGTTTATATAGGTTTTATATAGGTTTTATATAGGTTTATATAGGTTTTATATAGGGCTTTTATATAGGTtttatatagggtttatatatGGTTTATATAGACTAAATATACATtttatatagggtttatataggtTTTATGTAGGTtttatatagggtttatataggtTTTATATAGGTTTTATGTAGGTTTTACATTGGGTTTATATAGGTTTTATATATGGTTTTATATATGTTTTATATAGGGTTTTATATAGGGTTTATATGGGTTCTATATAGATTTTATATAGGGGtttatatagggtttatatagggtttatataaGTTTTTTATAGGGTTTATATAGGTTTTATTTAAGGTTTTATATAGATTTTCTATAAATTATATAGGGTTTTCTATAGATTTTATATAGGTTTTATATAGATTATATAGGGTTTTATATAGATTTTATATAGGTTTTATATCGGGTTTATTTAGGTTTATATAGGTtttatatagggtttatataggtTTTAAATAGGGTTTCGAAGGACACAGGTGTTTGTAATCTTGGCTGACTGTTTCTTGATTTTGTTAGTCGGTTTACAAACATCAATATTACATATTAAAAAAGCATGAATGGATAACATACGGTTATAGATTCAATTAGGATACAACATATAGGCCTACAAACACAATATTAGTTACAATGGATAGCGAAAACAAAATCATCACAGGAAATGGCTACATATCAAACTCCACAACGAGTCCGAAGGGAACGAGGGTCGTTAAACTAGATATGTTTCAACACAGATCCCAAAATTACTTGTACGTGATTTGAGGAAAAACTGTAATCAAACTAACAGTCAAAATGTCTGTTTTGAGATTTGTGCACCTAACTTGAACTTTAAAGATTTCCTCTCCAGCAAAGTGTTCAAATAATTAATCCAGAATTTGTCCCTGACATGCTGTCATGacacattacttgtgtcatataATGGATCTATTACATCAAATGAaagtccaccccccccccacccaccccaccccccctcctGACTGGTATGTGTCCCTGCAGGATAAAGGGGGGAGGGCAAGCGTGGGGTACCAACCAGGATGGAGTGGTtaacagtcagccaggggcccgTGTGGTGGACGAACGTGAACAGATGGCCATCAGTGGAGGGTTCATCCGCAGGTGAGGAGTTGGTGTAGacgtgtgtgcacgtgtgcataTGGACTCCCTCTGCCACGCCGAAATCTACCGACAGTTTTATGGACTATCCAATGTGCGTTTCCAGGGTAACTGAAGACGCCCGGGAGAATGAGATGGATGAAAACCTGGAGCAGGTGGGCGGGATCATCGGTAACCTGCGTCACATGGCCCTGGACATGGGCAACGAGATAGACACCCAGAACCGGCAGATCGACAGGATCATGGACAAGGTGCTGTCCCCGATCATAACGATTACAATCAATCACAATCAATACATTTTCAGTGTCAGAGATGGTCAGCCATGCGCTGAGTTGACAGTCTACAATTAAAGTCTTGATCTTGATTGTATAATTTCACATCATCccaaacctctccctctctcctcaggcTGATTCCAACAAGACCAGGATTGACGAGGCCAACCAGCGTGCCACAAAGATGTTGGGCTAAGCTGTAGCGACAACATgctttcaacccccccccccccgaaacaTGCTTTTATCATGGCACTTTCTCAGACccgcccccctcctccttctcttcttcctgtTGTAAAATGTTGTTCTGTTGTCTTCTATCTTTGGCTTTTATTAAAATGATAGTCCTGGTTAGTCAtctcgtcctctctctcatctctgtctctcttcctagttgttcctctaccctccattctgtctctcctagttgttcctctaccctccattctgtctctcttcctagtTGTTCGTCTACTTcccattctgtctctcttcctagtTGTTCGTCTACTTcccattctgtctctcttcctagttgttcctctaccctccattctgtctctcttcctagtTGTTCGTCTACCTcccattctgtctctcttcctagtTGTTCGTTTACTTcccattctgtctctcttcctagttgttcctctaccctccattctgtctctcctcctaaAGTATACAGTGCTTCTTTGATGGCTTTAGCTCACCTGTGCAGTTCTCTGTTTCCGTCTTGCTCATCTTCTTTTATATAAACTGTATTTACATCATTACTCAGATACCACGACTACTATGGCTTTACATGAGCAGGACAAATGCTCCACTACATGCTGTTTCTTCCATGTGTTAGTGGTGTGACAGTGTTGTCCACGTGAGACACTCTgtagttaatgttgttgttgtttttgatgCTACACAAAAGTCAGAATATCGAAAAACACTGTCATCTTCCTCCCAGACACTCCCATAAGGTACAATGTGCAActgttttattttatctttatttaaccaggcaagtcagttaagaacaaattcttattttcaatgacgtcctgggaacagtgggttaactgcctgttcaggggcagaacgacagatttgtcagctcgggggtttgaacttgcaaccttccggttactagtccaatgctctaaccactaggctacactgccgctggGAAGATAACCAGCGATGAACCTCGTTTTTCAGTCAGGCTCACGCCTTCAATGCAACGTTACTTTACATTATCATTGACCGGTGATTAGCAGTAATGGTCATTTCTAAACTCACGTGAGCCCACATGTCCCATGTGGGGAATTGAACCCTCAACCTTAGGGTTTTGCAGCCCCAAGCTCAAACCAACTCACATCAAGTCATTGTCAGGGGCAGAGTAtctaaacccctcctctcagacaGACCTGGAGACGGGCGGAGGTAGGAGAACAACAACGAGCAGAATGCTTTGATTACGTAACCCAGGTGGTCTCCAATACAGTAGCAGTCATTCATGGTTGGCTCATCAACCTCTGGTTATGTCCGGCTCAACCGCTCAGCGGTCTTACTCCCTTTGATGTACTGTAAGCCCTGTGTGTGTCCCGCAGCAGATagaacaacatcatcatcatctagaACAAGTAACATGGCCACCACAGCATACCCAGCAGTGTGTAGGACACTCCCAGCTGAGAGGAAACCCTGCTTCCTGCCACTCTGCAATAGTGCCACTCTTTTGTTCACACATTTCCAGACTGTGATCATTGTAAAATAATGTGGGAAAAAAATGCCAATAAAAAAACATGACTGtagaacaacaaaaaaacacgtTATTTATTGAAAATGTAGATGGACTGTGTAGCACAACTAGACTGGAGAAACTAAAAGGACTGACATTACACACTCAGGCTATACTAcacaggaaggaaggagaggactgacattacacacaggctacactccactgaaaggaaggagaggactgacaTTACACACTCAGGCTACACTCCACtgaaaggaaggagaggactgacattacacacaggctacactccactgaaaggaaggagaggactgacaTTACACACTCAGGCTACACTCCACtgaaaggaaggagaggactgacaTTACACACTCAGGCTACACTCCACTGAAATGAAGGAGAGGACTGACATTACACACTCAGGCTACACTCCACtgaaaggaaggagaggactgacaTTACACACTCAGGCTACACTCCACAGAAATGAAGGAGAGGACTGACATTACACACTCAGGCTACACTCcacaggaaggaaggagaggactgacattacacacaggctacactccactgaaaggaaggagaggactgacaTTACACACTCAGGCTACACTCCACAGGAAGGAACGAGAGGACTGACATTACACACAGGCTACACTCCACtgaaaggaaggagaggactgacattacacacaggctacactccactgaaaggaaggagaggactgacaTTACACACTCAGGCTACACTCCACAGGAAGGAACGAGAGGACTGACATTACACACAGGCTACACTCCACtgaaaggaaggagaggactgacattacacacaggctacactccactgaaaggaaggagaggactgacattacacacaggctacactccactgaaaggaaggagaggactgacattacacacaggctacactccactgaaaggaaggagaggactgacaTTACACTGATGGATAACCTCTTTGGGCCCTGGATTTAAGGTGGATTAGAGCTCCTCACGTcactaagaacacacacacacaggtaatccCTGGACCTCGCATCAATGAGACAGACCAATATAAACAAACTGACCGTTACAAAACACTCATTTTAATTATGAACAAATGACCTTGAGCTGACCCGTTTATAACCCCCAACGTTTGAAGACAGGGTTAGCTGACCAGTTTATAACCCCCAACATGTTTGAAACATGGTGAGCTGACCAGTTTATAAACCCCAACATGTTTGAAACAGGGTTAGCTGACCAGTTTATAACCCCCAACATGTTTGAAACAGGGTTAGCTGACCAGTTTATAACCCCCAACATGTTTGAAACAGGGTTAGCTGACCAGTTTATAACCCCCAACATGATTGAAACAAGGTGAGCTGACCAGTTTATAACCCCCAACATGATTGAAACAGGGTTAGCTGACCAGTTTATAACCCCCAACATGATTGAAACAGGGTTAGCTGACCAGTTTATAACCCCCAACATGATTGAAACAGGGTTAGCTGACCAGTTTATAACCCCCAACATGTTTGAAACAGGGTTAGCTGACCAGTTTATAACCCCCAACATGATTGAAACAGGGTTAGCTGACCAGTTTATAACCCCCAACATGTTTGAAACAAGGTTAGCTGACCAGTTTATAACCCCCAACATGTTTGAAACAGGGTTAGCTGACCAGTTTATAACCCCCAACATGTTTGAAACAGGGTTCGCTAACCAGTTTATAACCCCCAACATGTTTGAAACAGGGTTCGCTAACCAGTTTATAACCCCCAACATGTTTGAAACAGGGTTCGCTGACCAGTTTATAACCCCCAACATGATTGAAACAGGGTGAGCTGACCAGTTTATAACCCCCAACATGTTTGAAACAGGGTTAGCTGACCAGTTTATAACCCCCAACATGATTGAAACAGGGTTAGCTGACCAGTTTATAACCCCCAACATGATTGAAACAGGGTTAGCTGACCAGTTTATAACCCCCAACATGTTTGAAACAGGGTTAGCTGACCAGTTTATAACCCCCAACATGATTGAAACAGGGTTAGCTGACCAGTTTATAACCCCCAACATGATTGAAACAGGGTTAGCTGACCAGTTTATAACCCCCAACATGTTTGAAACAGGGTGAGCTGACCAGTTTATAACCCCCAACATGTTTGAAACAGGGTGAGCTGACCAGTTTATAACCTCCAACATGATTGAAACAGGGTGAGCTGACCAGTTTATAACCCCCAACATGATTGAAACAGGGTTAGCTGACCAGTTTATAACCCCCAACATGTTTGAAACAGGGTGAGCTGACCAGTTTATAACCCCCAACATGTTTGAAACAGGGTTCGCTGACCAGTTTATAACCTCCAACATGTTTGAAACAGGGTGAGCTGACCAGTTTATAACCCCCAACATGATTGAAACAGGGTGAGCTGACCAGTTTATAACCCCCAACATGTTTGAAACAGGGTTCGCTGACCAGTTTATAACCCCCAACATGTTTGAAACAGGGTTCGCTAACCAGTTTATAACCCCCAACATGTTTGAAACAGGGTGAGCTGACCAGTTTATAACCCCCAACATGTTTGAAACAGGGTGAGCTGACCAGTTTATAACCTCCAACATGATTGAAACAGGGTGAGCTGACCAGTTTATAACCCCCAACATGTTTGAAACAGGGTTAGCTGACCAGTTTATAACCCCCAACATGTTTGAAACAGGGTTCGCTGACCAGTTTATAACCCCCAACATGTTTGAAACAGGGTTAGCTGACCAGTTTATAACCCCCAACATGTTTGAAACAGGGTTATCTGACCAGTTTATAACCCCCAACATGATTGAAACAGGGTTAGCTGACCAGTTTATAACCCCCAACATGTTTGAAACAGGGTGAGCTGACCAGTTTATAACCCCCAACATGATTGAAACAGGGTGAGCTGACCAGTTTATAACCCCCAACATGATTGAAACAGGGTTCGCTGACCAGTTTATAACCCCCAACATGTTTGAAACAGGGTGAGCTGACCAGTGCCTCACCCTAACTTTAAGGGCAACCTCCACCCTGGAGCACATTCAACAGACCAACGAAGGCAGAATCTTCTGAGATAAATGCGTTGTGTGGATGGGTCAACAGTGCCATCTAGCAGCAAGAAAACAGgttttgtcacatacactggaTAGGTAAAGTGAacatgtgttgttttacagggtcagttatAGTAGTACAGCACCCATAGAGCAAATGTAgggtgaagtgccttgctcaatggcacatttttcaccttgtcggctcaggaaTTCGAACCAGCGACTTTTAGCTCCTAGCCCAAcgctaactgctaggctacctgctactcTTACAGACTAGTAGTGCTGGTATGAGATGGGTGGTTGTTCATCCCGCAACAAGGGAGCTTCTCAGATGAGATGACAACTTGCACCAAATATATACGGTAATGACAAACTACAAAATGTAGCTTTGATCAGAATCCACGTCTCCAGAGGAAGTAGTTGTGTTCAATCAGCCTGAGTTATTCACTTCctccggaatgctggccttccaggcagagttgcaaagaaaaagccatatctcagaataGCCAATAAAACAAAAAGATTAAGataggcaaaagaacacagacactggacagaggaactctgcctagaaggccagcatcccggagtcacctcttcacggttgactttgagactggtgttttgcagataCTATTTAATGAGGCTGCCAGTTGAGAaattgtgaggtgtctgtttctcaaattagacactaatgtacttgtcctcttgctcagttgtgcaccagggcctcccactctttctattctggttagagacgtttgagctgttctgtgaagggagcaatacacagcgttgtacgagatcttcagtttcttggcaatttctcatatCGAatggccttcatttctcagaaaaagaatagactgacgagtttcagaagaaagttctttgtttctggtcattttgagcctgtaatcaaacccacaaatactgatgcttcagatactcaactagacTAAAGAAgggcagttttattgcttctttaaaccagaacaattttcagctgtgctaacaattgtaaaagggttttctaatgatcaattagccattttaaaatgataaacttggattagctaacacaacatgccattggaacacaggagtgatagttgctgataatgggcctctgtacacgtATGTAgattttccatttaaaaaaaaaaaatccccccccaaaaaaatcagccctttccagctacaatagtaatttacaacaatgtctacaccatttctgatcaattttatgtgaTTAACTGAACAATTCTctttatttcaaaaacaaggacatttatgACTCAACTTtttaacggtagtgtatattttgattttttaaaAATGCAGTGATTCCACATCTGTAGCTGAATTGTTTTAAAAATGTTCATATAGGGCCGGCATAAAACacacatttaaaaataataataataagtgcaGAACATgaagcctgggtgccagtctgtttctgctagCATGTTTGGCATATGACAGCGAACGGCATGACAGCAGACTGGTCGCCAGGCTACAGAACACGTACAATTAAATCAAGTTCCAAAATGGGTCAAAACAGATTTCAGTCCTTCAAAATATATCTATAAAATAGAACAATGAGGCAAATAATGCTAAAAACAACCTTGTTACATTGAAGCTCTACCTTTTATTGTTATTCTTTAATGTAGCAGTAGGGCAGGTGGAAATAATTTAGCTTAGCCAAATCATCGTTGTTATCAATTGAAGAAgaagaagcccccccccccccaaaaaaaagttaAATACTGCGTTCTGAAGGGGTTAGACTAAATACAGTCGAGCTTGTAGGTGAAATGAGTCCTGTAACTCATCATCACGTCGTGGAGCTAATCGTTGTTACATCGTATAGTTAAAGCATTATATATTCTCCTTTTTTTAATGCAGACTACAGCATCTTAACTACACTTTTTATCCACAAATAGAAATAGGAAAGCTGTAGAGACCAAAGGAATACCCAGAGTTAACCATCCCGGAGACTGGGTTAAATAACTCTGTAGGTCTTAAGGTTAGTGTTTGGCACAGTGGgacttttttgtaaaaaaaaaaaaaaaagggactTTACAAATTAAAACATAGCAATGTATCAACCTACGTGACCATCAGAGGACCAAGCAACTTTCTGGTAGAGAACGCAGTGATGAGTATTAAACCTGTCGCCCGTAATAAAGGAATGTGCTAAAGATAAACTGCATCTCAGGgctttaatgaagtggcagctgTGTTCATATAGAGGATGTTGCCATAGTCTAAGACCGGTAGGAACGTCGACTGAACGATTTCTAACTATTTAGTGAAAGGCATGACCTacttataaaaaaatatattctctGTTTAACTCATCAATATGCTTTATAttgaaagacagattttcacttATCCAGATGCCCCAATATTTGTAAGCAGAGACACAAATCAATATGGGCACCATCCAAAGTACATTTGCATGCACACTATAGAAGAACATACAGTATACTTTGTTTGACCTACATTCAATACTAATTTCAGGTCAAAACATTTCCCTGTAGTTCAGATACAGCCTCGTCAACCATGGGAGCAATAGCATACAAAACAACATGGTTGGTGTGCAGGTTAGGTAGTACCAAAGGTACTGTAAACAAGGTAGCGAAGTAGAAGTCTATATCGAGTAccgtcagaaagtattcataccccatgACTTATACCACATTTTGTTAAAGCCTACATTTTTTAAACAGATTGAATACATTTccccacccatctacacacataaATGTGAAGGTGAAAACATGGCATTGGAAATGCAAGCAAATTTACTGAAAAATTATATACAAAAATATCAAATTACGTAAAAATATttcacacccgagtcaatactttgtattagtaccttttgcagcaattacaactGTGAGTCGTTCTGTGTAACTCCACCCCTGGATTGTTCAACATTTGCCTCAAAACTCTTCAAGCtcttgtcaaattggttgttgagcATTGCATGACAACCATTTTTCAGATCTTGTCAAATTCCACTCAGGAATTTTCACtgacttcttggtaagcaactccagtgtatatttgaccttgtgttgtaggttattgtcctgctgaaaggtgaattcatctcccagtgtctgttggaaagcagactgaaccaggttttcataAAGGGTTTTGCTTGGCTCCATTccgtatatttattttttaatcctgaaaaactcccatccttaacaattacaagcatacccataacatgatacagccaccactatgcttggagagtggtactcagtaatgtgtcgtATTGAAAATCATGACAGaatgttaattgct
Coding sequences within:
- the LOC135508496 gene encoding synaptosomal-associated protein 25-B-like; this translates as MADEADMRNELENLQAKADQIADESLESTRRMLAMVEESKDAGIRTLVMLDEQGEQLERIEEGMDQINKDMKDAEKNLNNLGSLCGLCSCPCNKIKGGGQAWGTNQDGVVNSQPGARVVDEREQMAISGGFIRRVTEDARENEMDENLEQVGGIIGNLRHMALDMGNEIDTQNRQIDRIMDKADSNKTRIDEANQRATKMLG